Genomic window (Alligator mississippiensis isolate rAllMis1 chromosome 4, rAllMis1, whole genome shotgun sequence):
CTATAAAAGCTACTCATGTCACAAACACCAAGCATACCAATTTACAACCAATTAGAAGCATTCCTCTAAATAAAAGCAATTTCCAGAAAACTAGAGAAAACTTTGTAGGAGATACTGGAGTTCAGTTATTGGTTATCAGCTGTTTCATCTCTTATCCTTTTTCATCTAAATGCCCAGTCACATGACCATGCAGGTTTGCAGAACAATCCACCCTTAAAAACTAAGTTTTCTGTCAGGCAGTGATCAGGAAGTCCAGACCAAGGAAGAAACAGACTGAAGAGTTTTGCTTCTGTCTTTGAGTCAGCGTGTTGTGCCCCTTCTCCTCAGCTCTGGTTTAGCCTGAGTTTTTTATATCTCAGTTTCAGGAAACTTTTAATTGCTACCCCAAACATGGGCATtctactgagagagagagaaagagagaatgaacACCTCTGATATCTTTCACTGCTTCACCAAAATAGCCAGCTTGTCCACCAATATACTGTGCACCTGCTAGAACTACAGAGGTTCAAGCAAAAATACTCTcttccatataaaaaaaaatgaattaatccTATTAAAGTCCTTCTGAAATACAATCTCATAATGTAATAGCTATTTACTAGACTCTCTTGACAGATCAGAGTAACAGCTTGTATTTAGTCACTTGAAAGTCCCACCTTACAAATCATTTTTAAGTCCTATTAATTTTCATTGGGATGACATGCCTGATGCTGCTTGCTTTAATGGTTGATAAAAAGAGGCCTTAAGTCTTTGACTACACTATTAGTTGTTTTCATTGATAATctaccagtggctctcaactttttcagactaaggcacccctcattagattcaaggcaccccttggaaaatgccagctcttagctttcccttattttttttactatagaaacataacagagcaattcttttgttgcaaagaactcaaaaacaaTACAACAAgtctgaatgtttttgacactatggatttctgtttggaatctctgggtttatcttgtgaatatgGCTGTGGCACCCTGCACACCCTTGAAAGACTCTCAAAGCACCATGAACCCCTATGCTCAACCCCCAATGGCTGTCCAGCCCAACTCTAGAAGCAATGCTGAACTCCTGGTTGCCGCCTCATCCACATTTCCCTTTAGTGTCTGGAATTCcacagggaaaggggagagaaaacAAGGCCACAAGCACAAGAAATCTACCAGCAGCAATCCCACAATTTCCTCTTCATGACTTCTGGCCCTTATGTACCCAATTTCCTCTATGACCCCCAATTAAAATCAAATACAGAGGAACAGATGCAAACAGCTTGAGGACTGACTCGTAGAAGGGCTCCACTCAAGGGACAAAAAACAAAATGTGGACAGCATGATAAAATACAGATAGGGCGAGGCCAGCTAAGGGCAGCCTCTGGAGTGACCCTAAGTATCAGTAGAGCCCCATCCTTCACTCCTTGTTCAGGAAAACTATCACCATTTGAGTGGGAGATGAGAATGGCAACATTTAGGGTCAGGTTTAAGGGTTTGTTTCTGCACCAAAAAAGACAATGGGACTtttgctactgacttcagtgggggaAGGTTTTATGTCTAATGCCTTGGTCCTTCATTTGCACCTTCCCAGAACCCCTATGAAGTCCCTGGGGAGCTCTGGGAGAGAGCCAGGTGGAGTCTGCACAGGGGTAGGTTCTTGGTGGGGGACAAGGGTCTATGTGAGGAAAAGTCTCAATAAAGAATTCATCCAAGGTATGGAGTGAGAtctcaaagcaacaagaaatcaGTAGGGACCCAAAGGTGCACATGGATCCTGCCTGACAACCCACGTGGTTCTAACTAACTTAAGGCATGAAATAGATGCTCTTTAGCCCTGCTTTATGGTTGGCACACACACTACATAGAATATGCAGAAAATGTATAATTGCATCACTATATTCCATTATGCATGTTGTTTTATGTATTACATGTGTTACATGCAATATATAATACATTCTATACATGTGTAGCACAACACAAGGCATTGATGGcagtatttctctctctccagtgcCCATCCATGAATGCGAAACATATATTCAGTTTAGAAGACATTTCCTTCCTGAAGAATTTACCAACAAATTCTGTAAGCGTACTGTTCATTTCCCCTCTGTTTCCACTTCCAATGCTCCAGCAATTCTTAAATCAGACAGAAGTCAGTGTTAATTTAAATAACAAAATGATCTGGGGCACCTAGGATTCATCTGGAAATGCAAATCCCTTGTGTATTGACAAAGCAATACATCAGACCAGGATGTGCCTTTGGCATCACTGACTAAAGTTGTTCTCACAAAAACATGGAGCATGTGAATAGGTGTGACTTCACTTTCCAGCTAAACTAATTGTTTTGAGCATTTATTGGAAAACAAGAGTTTCCTCTCAACATGAAGCTTCTTCCTCATTTGAGAGATCACTATTCTGCTTTTAGGATTTAGTCAGATGAAATAGGGAAAATCCGAACTGGTGCCAATGCAAATCCCTAACACCTATGTCCCCAATTAATAGTACACTAATACAAATCACTAGTACAACTCCTGATTTGCACCAGGGCAGTGTATTTACAATAGGGATTTTCAGCAGTATAACTAAATCACTGTGCAGTTCCCTACTTTATACAAGTCCTGGcaaaccccactgaagtcaattgttCCCAGTGTGTCTGAGTACAGACCTGGGCACTTGCCGCATAAAGCATGTTACATTTAAACATTGTTATTTAATACATTCATGGTAAAAATGAATCATTTCAAACATGCCTTGCATAGGAAGGCACTTACTGTGAAGATTTAATTGCTATAATAAATACTAAGTAACACCCAATGTAAACAAAGATATGTTCaaacaaactaaaacaaaaaattaagACAGTCTCTACCAAACCCATTGACTTAAAACACAAAAGGCCTGTTTTTGAACACATCAACTGTGGCAAATTTGGGACAATAATCCTCACAACCAGTTAAGAAACTAAagtgctcctggatctgtgcatctATAAGCAAACAGAGCAAAAGGTGTCAGGGGAAGATATCTGTTTGCTTAATTTCCCTATAAGCTGCAGAACACACTGTGATGCGTGGATACAGCCTGTCCATTATGCAGAGGCTATGGTATGGCAGGCATGACCGATCCCAGCGCCAAGGGCACAGTGCTGGAACAGGAGCTCCGGACACAGCTTGAGCCAGATGTTTGCAGCCCTCTTAACTATTCCCTGCCTGGCCTTCTAGCTGCAAACATAGCTGGGGCTTCTCTTGTGCAAGGGAGAAATATTAGTCTTCAGTGCTATTACTGGCCAAAAGCACGCTCTCCTGCCATAAAATGGAAGGGTAAGGGGACAAGAAAGGGCACCCCACAGAGTAAAGCAAGGACATCTGACTGCACAAGCTAACGAGTCATGGCAAGTCAGGACAAGAGTGCCCCAATTACAatcactgtgctttcaagatCACAGTTCACAATCTGATGTGCTGTCCTGACCATATTCAGCTGCAAGTGCAGAACAGGTAGCACAACAGGATCCTGGATATAGGGATAAGGGCTGTGAAAAGGAAGAGTCTTAATCCACACCCCAAAAGAGAAGATTGTCACACTTCTGTCAGCATTTTCTTCTCTTTGTAGCCCTGGCTGTTGGTTGCAATGAAGTTGGGATATTTCACAGACTCCAAATCTTCTGCCTCCAGAAATTCTGATTTGCTGAGGGACGAAGTACTATCTCCCTTCTTGGGCTCAGAGAAGGGagattgctgctggccacaggtgacatGGGTATACTGGCTCTGCTCCTCCTGGTCAGTTTCTCGGTGGTAGAAGTAATTGAAGTTGGACACGATGacgggcacaggcagggctaTGGTCAGCACGCCAGCAATGGCACACAAAGAGCCCACGATCTTGCCCCCAATCGTCAGAGGGTACATGTCCCCGTAGCCCACGGTGGTCATGGACACCACCGCCCACCAGAACGCATCCGGGATGCTGGTAAACAAGGAGTCGGGATCGTCGGTCTCTGCAAAGTACACAGCGCTGGAGAAGAGGATGACTCCGATGAAGAGGAAGAAGATGAGGAGCCCCAGCTCCCTCATGCTGGCCTGGAGGGTCTTCCCCAagatctgcagccccttggaGTGCCGGGAGAGCTTGAAGATCCGGAAGACCCGAACCAGGCGGATGACACGGAGGATGGCCAGTGACATTGCTTGCTGCTGGCCCCCGTTATTCCCACTGccgccagccccaggctgctgctgctgctgcctctgcttctgctgctgctgcgccaGCTCGGTGCCCAGCGTGATGAAGTAGGGGATAATGGCCACGATGTCGATGATGTTCATGATGTTCCTGGAGAACTCAGGCttgctggggcaggcaaagaagCGCACCAACAGCTCAAAGGAGAACCAGATGATGCACAGTGTCTCAATGAGGAAGAAGGGGTCGGTGAAGAAGGGCCCGGTGGTGGCCCCTGGGTGCAGCGGCGGCCCCGGGGTGCCATCGGGTGCCAGCGGCAAGAGGAGCAGGGGGTCCTCGGCCAGTGTAGCCTCCCCAAAACCAGTCGGGGGGGAGGCCTTGCTGTCCTGGCGGAACTCGGGCAGGGTCTCCAGGCAGAAGATGACGATGGAAATGAGGATGACCAGCACGGAGACGATGGCGATAGCGCGGGCTGGCCCCGAGCTCTCAGGGTACTCAAAGAGGAGCCAGACCTGGCGCTGGAAGTGGTGGCGTGGCAggggcttctcctcctcctggatGAAGCCCTCGTCCTGGCGGAAGCTCTCGATGGCCTCCTGGCCCAGCTGGTAGAAGCGGATCTCCTCCAGGAAGACGTCGAGGGGCACCTGCACGGGCCGGCGCAGCCGCCCGCCCGACTGGTAGTAGTAGAGGATGGCGTCGAAGCTGGGCCGGTTGCGGTCGAAGAAGTACTCGTTGCGCAGAGGGTCGAAGTAGCGCACGCGGCGCCGGGGGTCGCCCAGCAGCGTGTC
Coding sequences:
- the KCNA6 gene encoding potassium voltage-gated channel subfamily A member 6, translating into MRAEEPLALAASRAAAAAGGEERGDGGCCSSERVLINISGLRFETQLGTLSQFPDTLLGDPRRRVRYFDPLRNEYFFDRNRPSFDAILYYYQSGGRLRRPVQVPLDVFLEEIRFYQLGQEAIESFRQDEGFIQEEEKPLPRHHFQRQVWLLFEYPESSGPARAIAIVSVLVILISIVIFCLETLPEFRQDSKASPPTGFGEATLAEDPLLLLPLAPDGTPGPPLHPGATTGPFFTDPFFLIETLCIIWFSFELLVRFFACPSKPEFSRNIMNIIDIVAIIPYFITLGTELAQQQQKQRQQQQQPGAGGSGNNGGQQQAMSLAILRVIRLVRVFRIFKLSRHSKGLQILGKTLQASMRELGLLIFFLFIGVILFSSAVYFAETDDPDSLFTSIPDAFWWAVVSMTTVGYGDMYPLTIGGKIVGSLCAIAGVLTIALPVPVIVSNFNYFYHRETDQEEQSQYTHVTCGQQQSPFSEPKKGDSTSSLSKSEFLEAEDLESVKYPNFIATNSQGYKEKKMLTEV